Proteins encoded in a region of the Streptomyces sp. NBC_00513 genome:
- the fdxA gene encoding ferredoxin: MTYVIAEPCVDVKDKACIEECPVDCIYEGQRSLYIHPDECVDCGACEPVCPVEAIFYEDDTPEEWKDYYKANVEFFDELGSPGGASKLGLIERDHPFVAALPPMGEGH; encoded by the coding sequence GTGACCTACGTCATCGCGGAGCCTTGTGTCGACGTCAAGGACAAGGCATGCATCGAAGAGTGCCCCGTCGACTGCATCTACGAGGGCCAGCGGTCCTTGTACATCCACCCGGACGAGTGCGTCGACTGTGGTGCTTGTGAGCCGGTCTGCCCGGTCGAGGCCATCTTCTACGAGGACGACACTCCGGAGGAGTGGAAGGACTACTACAAGGCGAACGTCGAGTTCTTCGACGAGCTCGGTTCGCCCGGTGGTGCCTCGAAGCTGGGCCTGATCGAGCGTGATCACCCCTTCGTCGCCGCGTTGCCGCCCATGGGCGAGGGCCACTGA